A window of Campylobacter ureolyticus contains these coding sequences:
- the mshL gene encoding pilus (MSHA type) biogenesis protein MshL, with protein sequence MSKLTKKLALSLILALGLSTGLNASTCDKRAFNISITDTVTLNDILTQLSDTCNFSIVAKDAIAAEALKKELAGVSIKNLSLREVFNILINENNLGYEFNNQALMVSALQTKTFKIDYITSIREGSAIVRASTDSSPKEFDAERNAEIIDDNVIRATEKFDFWANVSDEITYILNNGTEKYEAIPPIINQNAGLVTVTATKAQLKRVDEYIKELQRRLKRQVMLDVTIIEVQLNNSYTKGIDWSKFELGFNTYVDNKKTPSVFNFGNPANGQRTLNIIPDGDANSKYGTLTSQGWSGKASTSNGVWAIGANLNFNINGAINFLETKGKTKVISNPKVMTLNNQQAIITVGDIFNYILIESKNSSDSSTTVSENRKMYSTFIGILLNITPEISDQNKIMLRINPSLSELKYKEDDKKQDTPRSIAPDTREKKVSTVITVNDGDTVILGGMIAQSKDKKNTNVPVLSEIPLLGNLFKSTGDILSTTELVFIITPRLMDNAGKNIADSLKDLGYSKSLYTYE encoded by the coding sequence ATGTCAAAATTAACTAAAAAATTAGCTTTATCACTGATTTTAGCTTTGGGTTTATCAACAGGGTTAAATGCTTCTACTTGCGATAAGAGAGCTTTTAATATCTCCATTACAGATACTGTAACTTTAAATGATATATTAACTCAACTTTCCGATACATGTAATTTTAGTATAGTTGCTAAAGATGCTATTGCAGCAGAAGCATTAAAGAAAGAGTTAGCTGGTGTTAGTATTAAAAATTTATCTCTAAGAGAGGTTTTTAATATTTTAATAAACGAAAACAATTTAGGATATGAGTTTAATAATCAAGCTCTTATGGTTTCAGCTTTACAAACTAAAACTTTTAAAATTGATTATATAACAAGTATTAGAGAGGGTAGTGCTATAGTAAGGGCTTCTACAGATTCATCTCCAAAAGAGTTTGATGCTGAAAGAAATGCGGAAATAATAGATGACAATGTTATAAGAGCTACTGAAAAATTTGATTTCTGGGCAAATGTATCAGATGAGATTACTTATATTTTAAATAATGGAACTGAAAAATATGAGGCAATTCCTCCAATTATAAATCAAAATGCAGGCTTAGTAACAGTAACAGCTACAAAAGCACAGCTAAAAAGGGTTGATGAGTATATAAAAGAGCTTCAAAGAAGACTTAAAAGACAAGTAATGCTAGATGTAACTATAATTGAAGTTCAGTTAAACAATAGCTATACAAAGGGAATTGATTGGTCTAAATTTGAACTTGGTTTTAATACATATGTAGATAATAAAAAAACACCTTCTGTGTTTAATTTTGGCAACCCAGCAAATGGTCAACGCACATTAAATATAATACCAGATGGGGATGCTAATTCAAAATATGGAACATTAACTTCTCAAGGTTGGAGTGGAAAAGCAAGCACTAGTAATGGTGTCTGGGCAATTGGTGCAAATTTAAACTTTAACATAAACGGTGCTATAAATTTCCTTGAAACAAAAGGAAAAACAAAAGTTATTTCTAATCCTAAGGTTATGACTTTAAATAATCAGCAAGCTATTATTACAGTTGGTGATATTTTTAATTATATCTTAATAGAATCAAAAAATTCTTCTGATTCATCTACTACAGTTTCTGAAAATAGAAAAATGTATTCTACATTTATTGGAATTTTATTAAATATTACACCTGAAATTTCAGATCAAAATAAAATAATGTTAAGAATAAATCCAAGTTTAAGTGAACTAAAATACAAAGAAGATGATAAAAAGCAAGATACTCCAAGAAGTATAGCACCAGATACAAGAGAGAAAAAAGTTTCTACTGTTATAACTGTAAATGACGGTGACACTGTTATTTTAGGTGGTATGATAGCACAAAGTAAAGATAAGAAAAATACTAATGTTCCAGTTTTAAGTGAAATTCCACTACTTG